The Asterias amurensis chromosome 20, ASM3211899v1 region aaacaattcgcgaatatgtgcgcacacgtatgcaatgtcgtgaaacaaatcgcgaatatgtgcgcacacgtatgcaatctcgtgaaccaaatcgtgaatatgtgcgcacacgtatgcaatttcgtgaaccaaatcgtgaatatgtgcgcacacgagtgcgatttgttttgcaatgtcgtgaattttattgcataccatgttgcataccattaggatgatgtcatagttgtagataatttgttaccgatctagggagtactgtggcgctacagcgggctccctctgtaaagcatgtgtatacccaggaacttggcaccaggccaaggacgaccacacgcctcacaacaaagattactgctgcaatgactaccgcttatctcactgttggaaagaaaccccccagatcattagacattttattcaaaggtatgcaacatggtatgcaataaaattcacgacatcgcaaataatattcgcagacgtgtgcgcacatattcgcgaattgtttcacgacattgcatacgtgtgcgcacatattcgcgaattgtttcacgacattgcatacgtgtgcgcacatatttgcgaattgtttcatgacattgcatacgtatgcgcacatattcgcgaattgtttcacgacattgcattcgtgtgcgcacatatttgcgaattgtttcacgacattgcatacgtatgcgcacacgtttgcgatatgcgatgtcccttcagggccaccatacaatggaggtagaaaccgGACGGAAAGAAAATCACCCTAGAACTTCATCAGTCCAGAAAACGATTTTCTGTGAACAGTGCATTATTGATCTGAAACGCATGAGGGTGTGGTATGGTATTGGTTTGACATCAAAGTTATCCCACTTCGACCGTCCTGCGTAACCACACACCACACACACCACACTTCTTAAAAGTCATACAGTTCAGTAGCCTTGCTCATAGAGTAAGGGCAGATGTCTTGCTGAACTGAAGGCTGTAATTctgaggatgattcaaaagagggcgctatcagaagaagtttgtacacagttcgcaacgggggggggggggggggggcacaggattttgtcaattttattcacattattatttttccacaaaaacatttaaattacaGAACTACAAtgtaatgcatacatgtatatgtacaagacaggaaaagaaaaaactaGCCGACCAAAGCTCGTGGAGGGACTGGAGGCAACGCCCAAAGCTACAGGTAGCTTGTAGCGGCTTGTCCTTACAAAACAatctccggggggggggggggttcagaaTCTCCTGCACCGTCGTAACCTGACTGTACGTAGGTCCGATGCAGAGAGTGTGCACACATACAGTGACAGCACCCAACAAAGAGACTACGAGAATAGAGAATAGCTCGGGCGCGGGTGGCGCAATTTTATGTGAAGGAAAAACAACTAATTGTAAGTGAAAATAAAACGTCAACGCCTtcgaagacgagcagagtatactgtttacAAAATCAGAGACCTAAACTACAGGATACAGTACACGAGTCCAGGCACTGTGTTTCACTTTTCCAATCGGAAAACAAGAATTGCTGCCAGATAAAATAAACAGAGTTAGGGCCTACTTACATGTTTCTCCTCCATGGTTTAGGCTGTGTTGTGCAAAGAACGGGATGTCCGTCAGAATTTGCAGAAATTTGTGCCATATCGGGCGCCCCACATGTGCTTttgtcaaaaacatttcaaagcgCCCTCAAGAGAGTGAAAGGGCACGTGACATCCTATAAATCCTACATACGTGTGAATATTGAATAACCAACAAACACATGTAAGTACAATTACAAGTACTGCACATAATTATGATACACAGCGCACAAAGAAGAAGCAGACGACCGAAATGAAGTGTTTTGATTGGCCCAATGTGGTGTTGGTCAGCTGAcccacatcacctcggaccaatcaaaatacaGACATgcaaagcttacgtcactgcaggtttatccaatgaaatcattgtgtcTAATGAAATCGCTGGTTCTAAAAAGCTATTACCGGTACAATACATGTCGGATATAAACAGGGGACCAGCGTGTGGGTGTGGTGCGTTTTTATTTGGGGGAAATTGACACTTGAGGGCGCCCCTTCGACACGTGTTGTCAAATTCACACGGTATTGTAAACAAAGACCGgtggtgttgttgttttcaGCAGATGGTTAACTCTAACTCATGtatctacctccatgcatgCACCAAAGCAAATCCTATACTTCTTGAATCCAGTGGACAGTCATCATCAATTAAAATAATCTGCATTGACTGGTTGATAAATAATCCAAAGACGGTGAGTTTATTTTGGCTAAACGTGACGTAACTTTCTGCCATCGCATCGGGCATCAGTTTTTAGACTTGGGGTATAATACTTCCGGTGAACTGAAGTACCGCCCCTATTCCTACCTTGGGCTCCCTCTGCAAGAAGGAAGCGGAGGGAGTCCAGCGTATTGGCACTTTTGATGGGGCTAACTCACTGTTACTCGTATAACTATGcggtttcgttccgctatcgtctcccgtactGTAAGACGATAGAGAAACGAAACCGCATAGTTCTAGGCTAGGTTCTAGGCATGCTAGGAGTAACTCACTACTGTGTGCTGTGTCAACCCAAAGTTCTATCTCACCAACATAGACAATGGTAGAGCAAGGATAGGCAGTTAGTTAGGGCAGTGTTGGCTTTGTATTGTATGTAGAACTTTAagaaggtagtttttgagatagaattttatatttattttatatttcctGCCTATAAATAATTctgaatattaatattattaatttttgtatttctgCACTGCTTAGATAAATGATGGGTCTGTGTTGGAGTATTCCTGTAGATGTGCCGTCCACCATCTTGATAAGCATAACTGTATTTTTAATCCTGAGGTGGTATATGCGACGCCACATTGCCTTGCCTCCTGGACCGCGCTCATTGCCAGTCGTCGGTAGTCTTCCTACTCTACTCTCTCTCAGAAACACAGGAGCGCCACATCAAATATTTCAAAGGTACCTGACATTAGAATTGCCTGCTGCagtctttaaaggaactggacactattggttatccgtttggtaattactgaaaacaattttaagcataaaaacttacctggtaacgagcaatggagagctgttgatagtataaaacattgtgggcaACTGCTCCCTCTTAAGAGAGAGGTTATTTTTCACTCCGTATTAAAAGGGCTCTTTGCGCTGCATACGCAGTTGAAACCCAGCACGGCCCCAAGGCCTGAACTTTTTGGAGCAGCATGTATTGTGCACGCTGTGGTGGTGGTTCGAACATCAGACGGTGCATGGAGATGGAGCCCATGCCCAGGTTTGAGAACTGCCCCTGgccaagcttaaaggcagtggacactattggtgattactcaaaataactattggcataaaacctaacttgtaatggggagaggttgataggataaaacatcgtgagaaatggctccctctgaagtgacgtagttttcgagaaagaagttattttcaacgaatttgatttcgagacctcaagtttagaattcgaggtctttgaaatcaagcatctgaaagcacacaacttcgtttgacaagggtgtttttttctttcatagttatcttgcaactgagacgaccaattgagctaaaacttttacaggtttgttattttatgcatatgttgagatacaccaagtgagaagactggattttggcaattaccaatagtggccattGTCTTTAACTTGAATAGTGTCTTTCAATGATTGATGaacaatctgaaaattttgttttgacaggTTATCGGAGAAACATGGACCAGTATTAATGGTCAACTTAGTTGCTGGCAATAGGGTTGTTGTCCTACATGGATATGATGTGATTCGAGATGCACTCAATCATCCAGACTTAAATGGTCGCCCATCACTGTCAGTATTTGAACAGGTGCTGCAAGGAGGCATAGGTAAAGAACTTACACCCGTTTCAGAGACGCGCCAGAGTCGTAGCGAACCAAATTGATTAGGAGCGACTcaaggtcgacccaaataaatgttggttTTAGACAGGCGAACTTATAAAAGCATTTACATTAGGtttggctcatgacaagatcgacgtctgaaaccaaggcacTCCAGAGTCGTTCCAAATTACTGAATTCTGAATTCTAGCgctccagtcgctcctaactgtttcacaggtcaaacttttcatgtacttgaTGGAGCATGCAAAGGTTTTTCTCAAACTATTACATTGTGTCCTTGTATTTATCAAACAAATGTATGATAATGATCTAATaaatgttgatattttttacaggAGTTGTAGGTGCCTCTGGGGAGCTATGGAGAGCCCAGAGGAAATTAACTCTCAACTTCATGAGAGACTTTGGAGTTGGTAAACCAGTCTTTGAAGACCGGATTACCACAGAGGCAGGTTTCATGTTAGATGAAATAAGAACATACAACGGCAGACCTTTCAATCCATCTCAAATCTTATCCAGTGGAATTTCTAACGTGATTTGCTCTGTAGTGTTTGGATCACGCTATGACTACACAGATTCCATATTCATTGAGCTTCAAAGAGCTATCTACAGGAACACTGAACTGATGGGAGGAGCAACGGGTGCGATACTCTTCATGCCTTACTCACACCTATTAGCTTCATTCCTCCCTATGGTTAAAGAATGTCTGGACAACACTCGACACGTCAATGATTTCAGCAGGAGTGTTCTGGAAGAACATCGCAAGACCTTCAACCCTGAGATTATTCGGGACTTTATGGATGTGATCTTGGAGGAGGAGAGGAGAGCCGAGGATTCTACAGTGACCGTCAATGATCTCCTTGGCACCACGGCGGATTTATTCTCCGCTGGTTCGGAGACTTCTTCTACCACGCTACGATGGGCTCTTCTATACATGATAGAATTTCCAGAGATTCAAAGGAAGATACAGGGCGAGATTGATAGAGAAGTTGGTCGTGATTGCCTTCCTCGTTTATCCGACCGAGCGAAGCTTCCTTACACGGAAGCATCGCTGCATGAGATTCAACGCATCAGCAATATCATCCCATTAGGTGTGCCGCATGAGGCGTCAAGCGACGTGACTTTTAGAGGGTATAATATCCCAAAAGGAACCATCATTTTGCCAAACTTATGGGCGCTTGGGATGGATCAAGAGTTGTGGCCAGAACCCGACAAGTTTATCCCTGAAAGATTCTTTGATGAAACTGATCAGAGCGTGAAGAAGTCTGAAAAGTTAATACCTTATGGGACAGGTGAGAATACATTTTGTGGTTGAATGGGCTTACAGAAGTATCTGAtacattattcataaataccgaagacagtttatccattctgattggtcgggAGAGCATCATGtggggttgtttgaacggacgatataacaccagtaaaatattggtcgagagcaacggctggaacagttgtgccacatcacgcgatgcgcacagcaatctccttataaggagttgtttacccgagggccttaccatttcacagctggaggggtgttgtgttgaaagaaatcataatTTACCTCCACTTCGTCtcgataaaattatcaagaaccaggcctcagcgggtttaaaccactagttgcaaacctcttcaccacacattgattcttttattgtttttggaaaagtaCATCCCTTCAATTCCTTTAGTACTAAATAAACTCACCGTACAACTAACCAGTGGACAAATCAGTaaattaagcctggttcatacttaatGCGAATGCGAGTGCAATACATCAACGCCCTGTTTTTGTGGTGAAAGTTTCGCAAGAGTTttaagtcaactgatgcaaacAATTCGTTGCTAATTTGTGGCGACAAAATTTGTATCGTATTCACATCCGCAGAAGGTATAAACCAGGCTTACAGAGGtcatgttttgaaaataaataaaaatataacgtGTTTGTTTTAGAGGTGTGCCCGTGTACTCACATGTAATCGACACagtttaacaaattaataagGGCCACGTTTTgagagaatttgtttttattcattttgtgcatttttccCAAACGACTTTTCTGAATTCTCCTTTATTTCTATATGATTATACAGGAAGACGTGCATGCCTAGGAGAACAACTCGCCAAGATGGAGCTCTTCCTTTTCTTTACTCATTTTCTTCATGGATTCAACCTCAGTAAGCCTGAAGGGGCCCCGCCCATCTCATTCCAGGGTGTTGGAGGCATCAGTTTATCCCCTCTGCCGTTTGAAATCTGTGCCAATCGGAGGAAATAAACTTAGAGtagatttaaagacagtggacactattggtaattgtcaaagaccagtcttctcatttgttgtatctcatcatatgcataaaataacaaacctgtgaaagtttgagctcaatcggtcatctaacttgggagataataatgaaagaaaaaacaccttgtcatatgaagttgtgtgctttcagatggttgatttcgagagctcaagttctaaatctgaggtctcgaaatcaaattcgtggaaaattacttctttctcgaaaactatggcacttcagagggagccgtttctcacagtgttttatactaccaacctctccccattactcgttaccaagtgaggttttatgctaataattattttgagtaattaccaatagtgtccactgcctttaattcacaCATTCCTTTCTTTGTCATTCTCCCGGCTCCAGTGTTCAGTTTTAAAAACCCAATATTCTTGCACAGGGCCAATAGATTCTTCAACAGTTTCACCTAGtttcaggggccgatttcacaaagtgctTCATAGTTAAGTgagatgtcacaatacaaatcactatggtaatactgacaatttgtcttacgatgaattttattggttagtgaaatcgagccctggttTTGTGTCTTCAGATAGAATAAAGAGCAGTGTTCTTCTTTAACAGTATTCAATAGCCCAATGCCAGTTTAAACATCTGAAAACCAGTTTAAATTCTGTCCAAGAGTTGCAGTGGCTAGGTCATTGATTCCCAAAGTTATGTAaacaggggtcaatttcacaaacatagtcctaacttagtactAGTTACATGTATTGAAAACTTATCGTGTACTGGAGATAAGacctagtcttaactctttgtgaaatccaccccaggtgtctattgaccccttgcacgcacgaccccttgcacgcacttGCGGCGACTGTGCCAAGCTCACTATATTGGTGGGCAAaaaggtttacgtgtaaacgctgcaCCGCcttaaatgcgcacttcactgaataactaattgcccaccagtatggcggaactaagattattctgatgatgacgtcaggtgaattgggtcaatacagaACAGATTCAGGTAACTTTCAGGTCCCATAGGAATTACAAATGTTGATAGGAAACTAGATATGGACCACTGGAATGGTCACTAAAAAGGTTTATATGTacaagggccttgtcacatggggcaacttttgcaggcaaccaaCTACAGTGCAGGATTTAGGACCACTTTGGCAGCACAGGAGTTATTTTTTCTAACAATGTCTAACGATCTCCAAGAAAAATgtttgaacattcaaatgtgaatgccttttcttcttggagtgTGCCAAAAAATGGTTGGCTGTTAATTGCTAGGTGTGACACCGCCCTTaagcgaagcaaattttgacgtcacagggctgttttcgcaaCGAATGTTTCACaagagttgagcacagttcAGCTGTTGCGAATTagttgttgtgaatttgtgacctCAAAAGTTCGTACcccattcgcattcgcaggaagtatgaaccaggctttggGATGAATGACTGATATCTggctgaaagaaaaacaccattacaTGTAGAAGACATTTTCTATAAATATCTGCCCCTTTTTATTCATTTAGAAAATAGAATtcactgttgcaaactgcttaccaatcaAAAGAACCTACTGTATGGTATatatgcaaacaatttttaatggcctgatgttttgaccctagctgagtctttctggaaggctaaagagaaaagactctgctagggttgcaTCGTGAGGCCATATAAACCAAATTTTTCCTTTTATTCAGCCCAACATGATCGTAGAACACCTTTTATAGAAAGTACAAACACTTAGCCAGAGTATTTCCCAGACATTAAACATCACATAACATCTAAGCTGATTACTTAAAAATTGACATGTGCTTGAGTTGGGCAAAATGTATGTGCTTAGCACCTTACTGAAATTGTAGAATTTGAGGCTTTAGCAAGGTGGAGATGGATATTAGTATAGTAAGGTCTTTCTAGTACactgtttactttttaaaggaGGGATCCAAGGAAGAAGTAGCTCTTTGATCCACTCTTGTAGTCCTGGCTATGGTTAATTGGGAAAGTAAACCATATTTTTGCAAGAAAAACACTCTGAGCTGTTTACTtttcccaaccaaatttacTAGTTCCCCTCCCCCCACCAACCATCATGAACATCATCAACCATTTCCCATCATGTAGACTGGCAACCATCTCCATCCCATACCAATCCCCATAGCCTTCATGCAACAGATGATGTAAAGTGAGTCTAGGTGCAATTCTGTAAGAGATCAGGTGTCCTCCTGATAGCTGATCCAGCTCGTTTGATGGTATCGCTCACTTTTCTCTCTAACCGGTAACCAGCATCCCAATCCTGCAGCAAAGaatccagaaaaaaaacatagatAGAATAACAGGCCTGTAATTTCATGCAGGTCACGGAGACCATGGCTTacgttgccccttgtcttggccttggtgccccttcaaaagtttcccatagacttcatggtttttcaatggaagtgtcctttgcaaaatgagaatggccttgccctttcgaagACGGAATTCCAGGCCTAGAATCATATCAGGAAAACACAACAAATCATCGAAAGGGGGAGAGAAGTTGTTAAATCGTAGCACCAAGGCTTTGGAACTCCCTACCAGAATCAAACTCACTTGGCGTTTTCAAGAACAGTTGCAAAACTCATCTGCATAAAGAAGCATTTTGTTAAGTCTCTTcctaatggacccttcccatgaaatatgctaattacattcacgcatgcgtacagaccctgttggttggcaaacaccatagagttgtgcactaagcagacgcgcaactGCGTCTGCATCACGctcccattagccgtgtacaaaacagcgcgatgttccctcattctgccaaccaaaacgttagtgtgCACGCGCTATGtctaatttacatatttcatgggaagggtctattatgtGACGCTACTttcatttgatgtttttttgttgtacaGCAGTGCCATGAGCGCCGCTTAAAGCAGATACTGGCCAAAATATAAGCCAAATTTTCCAAAATTTTactacgcttgacgtaagcacaaaTTTTCCTGTTCCcctaagcgccgattctttgcttacggtaagcagagccatgatattggccCCAGGTATAGGGACTGAAAATCTTATCGAcatactgccccccccc contains the following coding sequences:
- the LOC139952243 gene encoding cytochrome P450 2J6-like, whose translation is MMGLCWSIPVDVPSTILISITVFLILRWYMRRHIALPPGPRSLPVVGSLPTLLSLRNTGAPHQIFQRLSEKHGPVLMVNLVAGNRVVVLHGYDVIRDALNHPDLNGRPSLSVFEQVLQGGIGVVGASGELWRAQRKLTLNFMRDFGVGKPVFEDRITTEAGFMLDEIRTYNGRPFNPSQILSSGISNVICSVVFGSRYDYTDSIFIELQRAIYRNTELMGGATGAILFMPYSHLLASFLPMVKECLDNTRHVNDFSRSVLEEHRKTFNPEIIRDFMDVILEEERRAEDSTVTVNDLLGTTADLFSAGSETSSTTLRWALLYMIEFPEIQRKIQGEIDREVGRDCLPRLSDRAKLPYTEASLHEIQRISNIIPLGVPHEASSDVTFRGYNIPKGTIILPNLWALGMDQELWPEPDKFIPERFFDETDQSVKKSEKLIPYGTGRRACLGEQLAKMELFLFFTHFLHGFNLSKPEGAPPISFQGVGGISLSPLPFEICANRRK